CTGGACGGCGCATGAACGAACGGTCGGCCGATCTCGTCGACCGGGTCCTGGGGGGATTGCCGATGCGTCAATATGTACTGACGGTCCCCCATCGACTGCGATTCTGGATGATCTTCGATCATCGCCTTTGTCGCTCGGTGCTGGCGGTGTTGCATCGGGCTTTGCTGGGGATGCAACGACGTCGGGCGAAACACCTTGGCCTGCTCGACCCGAAATGCGGTGCCGTGACGGCGATCCAGCGCTGTGGATCCGCTCTCAACGTAAACGTCCACTTCCATACCCTGATGCCCGACGGTGTTTTCGTGGAGGCAGGAGATGCGGGCGGAGAGGAGGGCGCCTTCCGTCGGCTGCCGCCGCCTTCCGACGACGAGGTCCAGCGGCTTTTGCTCACCATTCGTCGCCGTGTTCTTCGACTCCTGCGACGCCGTGGTCTGTTCGATGAGGATGGCGCCGAGATGCCGGGCGACAAGGCTGCAGCATGTCTGTCAGGCTTCGCCGAAGCCGCTCTGCGCGGCCGCGTTGCCACCGGTCGGCGTGCCGGGAGTCGTTTGCGCCGCATCGGTGGTGATCCGGACGCCGCATGGCTTCCCGCGAGCGGCCGGCGGCATGCTCATGTGGAAGGCTTCGACCTCCACGCAGCGATCGGCGTCAAGGCACAGAATCGCAAAGGTCTCGAGCGCTTGGCGCGCTACATTCTTCGCCCGCCGGTGGCTCAGGGCCGGCTCGCATTGCGTGACGACGACAATATCGTGCTGAAACTGCCGAGGTCGTGGGCCGACGGCACGACCCATATCGTCTTCGAGCCCAGCGAGTTTCTCGAGCGTTTGGTGACTCTGACACCGCGACCGCGGATCAACCTCATCATTTACAGCGGCGTTTTCGCGGGCCACGCCCGCGGCCGCAGCGCGGCGGTCGCCCGGGCGTTGCAGACCGCACAGACCGCCACAGCTCCGGCCTCGCTGCCGGGCGAAGCGCAGCCGGCGAGGCCGGAGCAGCGTCACTACCGGTGGGCGGACCTGATGCGTCGTGCCTTCGCGGTGGATGTGCTCGCCTGTCGTCGCTGCGATGCGCGACTGCGGTTGATCGCGACCATCGAGAGTCCCGAGGCTATTCGGCGGATCCTGACTCACCTGGGTCTGCCCACGATCCTTCCCCGGCCAGATCCGGCCCGGGCGCCTCCTGGCCACACTAGCGATTTCTTCGAAGATTTCTCCGCCTGAGCAGAGCCGTGGCTAACTGCCCCAGGCAGGGGTGCGTGCGGCTGCGTCGGAATTCCCTTGGTTTGGCGAGATGCAGCGGGTTTGGGCCTTCATCTGGCCCGCCCAGCGGCTCTGCCACGGGCGGGAAGGCGATTTAGCGACTGCTTGTGGCAGGATTCGGCTTGACGAATAGAGCGTCGCTTGGGCAAAAAGGGC
This portion of the Candidatus Binatia bacterium genome encodes:
- a CDS encoding transposase, yielding GRRMNERSADLVDRVLGGLPMRQYVLTVPHRLRFWMIFDHRLCRSVLAVLHRALLGMQRRRAKHLGLLDPKCGAVTAIQRCGSALNVNVHFHTLMPDGVFVEAGDAGGEEGAFRRLPPPSDDEVQRLLLTIRRRVLRLLRRRGLFDEDGAEMPGDKAAACLSGFAEAALRGRVATGRRAGSRLRRIGGDPDAAWLPASGRRHAHVEGFDLHAAIGVKAQNRKGLERLARYILRPPVAQGRLALRDDDNIVLKLPRSWADGTTHIVFEPSEFLERLVTLTPRPRINLIIYSGVFAGHARGRSAAVARALQTAQTATAPASLPGEAQPARPEQRHYRWADLMRRAFAVDVLACRRCDARLRLIATIESPEAIRRILTHLGLPTILPRPDPARAPPGHTSDFFEDFSA